TCTACAGCCTCACGATCTGCCGCATCTATACGATATTacacggagtactccgtactggTATAAGGCCAGCCTGGTTGAAGGCTCGATGGTATGTCTGAAATTTGCAAGTGCATCATTGTGAGATGTAGATAGGAACCTTCATGTGTAGTCAGTAGTCATATAGATCGTGTCTTATGACAGCCTCAGATAATTGTCTTGAGATCTTTTAAATCCAAGAATTTTGGCGTTCTAAATGCTTTCTGTCATTATCTTGTATGGCTGTCTGAACCATGGTGTACAAGCACTGTTCCCATCCTCTCATTACATTTTCTACCGTATAACAATGGACAGTATCAGATAAGGCTCAATTCATCTCGCTTGGCTACAGAGTAAAGCGCACTATTTAATGAAATAATTTTTCGGATCCGGGCCCTGCAGATCGAAATCTACCTTGGTGATTCCTCCAATCCCCACCAAAAACAACGTCTTCAAATCCTCGCCTGCCCACGCAATATTCTCAACCGGATGATTCGTCTGAATCCTCGCAATAACCGATCCATACTGATCTAAGATATCAACCCCATTCGACAATCCCGATCCAACAACGAGAAACCCGTTGGCAGCCACCTTGATCCCATCGGGACTCCCCTCCAGCGACTGGAAAATGTTTCGCTTATTCTTGAGGATTGGCGCTCCCGTCTCAGTGCGCTCTACGTCCCACGCGTAGACATTGCGCGCGTTCGTCGACGTGAAGTAGATACGGATCGGGTAGTTGTAGAAGCCCTGGGTGCTGGCGTCCGGGCCGACCGTTTCCAGGCCCGAGTCTGTCACGTAGAGGGTTTTACCGTCACGGGAGAAGGTAATGCCGTTGGGATGTTGGAGGCTGGCGTCGGCAATTTGGACTTCGCCGGTGGATGGGCGGAAGCGGTATGTGGCTAGCTGGTTTTGGTTGGACATGTTGGAGAGGCCCAGGCCATAGGCGTAGTCTAATCCCGTTAGCAAGTCCATTTCATCTGAAAGATGTCAGAAGAAGGCGTACCGCTGTCAGTAAACCAGACGTCGCCGACATCGTCGACCGTCAGGTCATTCAAGCCTCCGTAGAAGAACCCGTAGTAGTTGTTCAGCAGCCATTCGGCCTTGAGGGTCTTGGGATCAACCCTTGCAACGCCAGGGCGTTGCTTCAGTCCATTGGGGAGAGTCACATTGTTACCCTGGACGGCCCAGTAGATCATTCCATCATGCAGGATGCCTCCTGTTGGTTGGTAAATGGGCGGATCCGTCACGAAGGCCTCAACCTTGGGGGGATCGACGTTCAAATCGATCATGATGTTGGTCAGGTTTCCCGGTGGCCCATCCTGGGTGGTGAACAGCTTGTTGAGCTCCGGCACATAGATCGGGGCTTCGTGGATGACGTTCAACACTGGAATGTAGTTGTGGGCGATTTTCGGGGATGCGCCCAGCAGCTCGAGCCCGCGCTTCTTGTCGAAGATGACAAAATCCGCGTTGGGGACAAGAGATGCCCATGACGGGTCATCAGGGACTAATGTGCCGGAGTATCCGACAGTTGGATCAGCGTCGCGCGAGAAAGACGGAGGGAGAACACTCTGGTATCGGTTGATGCAGGTGACGTTGGCGGTCTTAGGTCCGCAAGTGTAGGCCACAGGTGCACTTTGGGTAGAGGAGTTTCTAGCGTGAAGTGCGCTGGCAGAAACACCTGCTGTGAAGAGAGTGGCAGTGGCCAGCgggaggagagagagaacaGACATTTTGTTGACCGATGCTCATGCGAAGGCTCAGACGGACGGGCTTGAACAGTAGAACCAGGCTAGACAAGAGGCATTTATTGCGCTCGGCTGGCGATGGCTCTCCTCCATGAATGCCATTCTCACGCCCAATGGCTACATTGAAGGAGCCGAATAGCTCAAGCAGTCAGCTTTGTTCCTGATGGATGAGGTTCTTACATGACAACCTTAGCCGAAAGTGCTTACGGCTGACAGACGGAACGTTAGGGCTTATGATCTTACTCAACGCTGCGGCTGTGTACATTCTTGAGGATTTCAATCTACAGGAAATATCGCCCTAGTCGGAAATGTACCTAGATCCGGACAGGCCGCTGCTTATCACTTCGTATTCCCGTCCGGAACACCACCCGGTGTGGATCAGCGTGAATCACCCGCGCATTAGTGCTGACTTTGGCGCCGTAAGGAAT
This Aspergillus chevalieri M1 DNA, chromosome 3, nearly complete sequence DNA region includes the following protein-coding sequences:
- a CDS encoding SMP-30/gluconolactonase/LRE family protein (COG:G;~EggNog:ENOG410Q2QX;~InterPro:IPR011042,IPR013658;~PFAM:PF03088;~SECRETED:SignalP(1-21)), with product MSVLSLLPLATATLFTAGVSASALHARNSSTQSAPVAYTCGPKTANVTCINRYQSVLPPSFSRDADPTVGYSGTLVPDDPSWASLVPNADFVIFDKKRGLELLGASPKIAHNYIPVLNVIHEAPIYVPELNKLFTTQDGPPGNLTNIMIDLNVDPPKVEAFVTDPPIYQPTGGILHDGMIYWAVQGNNVTLPNGLKQRPGVARVDPKTLKAEWLLNNYYGFFYGGLNDLTVDDVGDVWFTDSDYAYGLGLSNMSNQNQLATYRFRPSTGEVQIADASLQHPNGITFSRDGKTLYVTDSGLETVGPDASTQGFYNYPIRIYFTSTNARNVYAWDVERTETGAPILKNKRNIFQSLEGSPDGIKVAANGFLVVGSGLSNGVDILDQYGSVIARIQTNHPVENIAWAGEDLKTLFLVGIGGITKVDFDLQGPDPKNYFIK